The Microbacterium limosum genome contains a region encoding:
- a CDS encoding HAMP domain-containing sensor histidine kinase: MTADEEGIVEIRLTEEAAAVDYYVAVYDPAGQSKGSVPAQGGPVWPEEYPLERTITEGTTPFTLTSEDGAVYHASAGTLDLERALDIQLGGQLYTQVVALPLAPIDRTIAVFFGVFTVLGVITVVAGALLTRFLVTQTFRPLVQVERAATSISAGDFSQRLSPGDPRTEVGKLTGALNTMLDRVDASLSQRDATVRQMRRFIGDASHELRTPLVTVRGYAELYRMGAIRGDDDTSQAMQRIEKEAIRMGGMVEDLLALARLDERREIAIEPVDLRPIARDAAMDVRAAAPQRTITVTDLTAAPPMPPPLASAQLEAPTTDTTPQPKRRGVAGRGANGGGARRSLLRRTAKPMPAPRAADSDDATLPAPLSFDVPLVGPAISHPPVVLGEENRIRQVVANLLGNARRFTPEDSPIEITVGTDSSRRSDRAPLGMGWIAVSDHGEGIPPQIREHIFERFWRADSSRTRETGGTGLGLAIVAGIVDSLHGTVEVGDTPGGGATFTVYLPLAAEATLYLDTQPLPKLRD; this comes from the coding sequence GTGACGGCCGACGAGGAGGGGATCGTCGAGATCCGGCTCACGGAGGAGGCCGCCGCCGTCGACTACTACGTCGCCGTGTACGACCCGGCGGGCCAGTCCAAGGGCAGCGTCCCCGCGCAGGGCGGGCCCGTGTGGCCCGAGGAGTACCCGCTCGAGCGCACGATCACGGAGGGCACGACGCCCTTCACGCTCACGTCGGAGGACGGCGCGGTCTACCACGCCAGCGCCGGCACGCTCGACCTCGAACGCGCGCTCGACATCCAGCTGGGCGGTCAGCTCTACACGCAGGTCGTCGCGCTGCCCCTCGCGCCCATCGACCGCACGATCGCCGTGTTCTTCGGCGTCTTCACGGTGCTCGGCGTCATCACGGTCGTCGCGGGTGCGCTGCTCACGCGCTTCCTCGTCACCCAGACCTTCCGCCCGCTCGTGCAGGTCGAGCGCGCCGCGACCTCCATCTCGGCCGGCGACTTCTCGCAGCGCCTGTCCCCCGGTGATCCCCGCACCGAGGTGGGCAAGCTCACGGGCGCCCTCAACACCATGCTCGACCGCGTGGATGCCTCGCTGTCGCAGCGCGACGCCACCGTGCGCCAGATGCGGCGCTTCATCGGCGACGCGAGCCACGAGCTGCGCACACCCCTCGTGACGGTGCGCGGCTACGCCGAGCTGTACCGGATGGGCGCGATCCGCGGCGACGACGACACCTCGCAGGCGATGCAGCGCATCGAGAAGGAGGCCATCCGCATGGGCGGCATGGTCGAGGACCTGCTCGCCCTCGCCCGTCTCGACGAACGCCGCGAGATCGCGATCGAGCCGGTCGATCTCCGACCGATCGCGCGGGATGCCGCCATGGACGTGCGCGCCGCGGCTCCGCAGCGCACGATCACCGTCACCGACCTGACGGCCGCTCCCCCCATGCCGCCGCCCCTCGCATCCGCCCAGCTCGAGGCGCCCACGACCGACACGACACCGCAGCCCAAGCGGCGCGGCGTGGCAGGCCGTGGTGCCAACGGAGGCGGCGCCCGCCGTTCGCTGCTGCGCCGCACCGCCAAGCCCATGCCAGCCCCGCGCGCCGCCGACTCCGACGACGCCACCCTCCCCGCCCCGCTGTCGTTCGACGTGCCGCTCGTGGGTCCCGCCATCAGCCACCCGCCCGTCGTGCTCGGCGAGGAGAACCGCATCCGCCAGGTCGTCGCGAACCTGCTCGGCAACGCACGGCGCTTCACGCCCGAAGACTCACCGATCGAGATCACCGTAGGCACCGACTCGTCGCGCCGCTCCGACCGCGCGCCGCTCGGCATGGGCTGGATCGCCGTCTCCGACCACGGCGAGGGAATCCCGCCGCAGATCCGTGAGCACATTTTCGAGCGGTTCTGGCGCGCCGACAGCTCCCGCACCCGCGAGACGGGCGGCACGGGCCTCGGGCTTGCGATCGTCGCCGGCATCGTCGACTCGCTGCACGGCACCGTCGAGGTCGGTGATACCCCCGGCGGGGGCGCGACCTTCACGGTGTACCTGCCGCTCGCCGCCGAAGCGACGCTTTACCTCGACACGCAGCCACTGCCCAAGCTCCGCGACTGA
- a CDS encoding WXG100 family type VII secretion target — MAVFSVDSDAVLTQSAAVRATADRLHAESQAMLAQLTQLQASWTGQAAASFQSVLDEWRVTQLHVEQSLASIHGALALAAQHYAEAEMTSAALFR, encoded by the coding sequence ATGGCCGTCTTCTCCGTCGACTCCGACGCCGTCCTCACCCAGTCCGCCGCGGTCCGCGCGACCGCGGACCGGCTGCACGCCGAGTCGCAGGCGATGCTCGCGCAGCTCACGCAGCTGCAGGCGTCGTGGACGGGGCAGGCCGCGGCATCCTTCCAGAGCGTGCTCGACGAATGGCGCGTGACGCAGCTGCACGTGGAGCAGTCGCTCGCCTCGATCCACGGCGCGCTCGCCCTCGCCGCGCAGCACTACGCCGAGGCCGAGATGACGAGCGCGGCGCTGTTCCGCTGA
- the groL gene encoding chaperonin GroEL (60 kDa chaperone family; promotes refolding of misfolded polypeptides especially under stressful conditions; forms two stacked rings of heptamers to form a barrel-shaped 14mer; ends can be capped by GroES; misfolded proteins enter the barrel where they are refolded when GroES binds) yields MAKIIAFDEEARRGLERGLNILADAVKVTLGPRGRNVVLEKKWGAPTITNDGVSIAKEIELDDPYEKIGAELVKEVAKKTDDVAGDGTTTATVLAQALVREGLRNVAAGADPISLKRGIEKAVKAITDQLLEGAKEVESKEQIAATASISAADPTIGELIAEAIDKVGKEGVVTVEESNTFGTELELTEGMRFDKGYINPYFVTDPERQEAVFEEPYILIANQKISNIKDLLPIVDKVIQEGKELLIIAEDVEGEALATLVLNKIRGIFKSAAVKAPGFGDRRKAQLQDIAILTGGQVITEEVGLKLENATLDLLGRARKVIITKDETTIVEGAGDSSQIEGRVTQIRREIENTDSDYDREKLQERLAKLAGGVAVIKAGAATEVELKERKHRIEDAVRNAKAAVEEGIVPGGGVALIQAGKIAFEGLELTGDEATGANIVRVAIEAPLKQIALNAGLEPGVVANKVAELEPGFGLNAATGEYGDLFAQGIIDPAKVTRSALQNAASIAGLFLTTEAVVADKPEKAAASPAGDPTGGMDF; encoded by the coding sequence ATGGCAAAGATCATCGCTTTCGACGAAGAGGCCCGTCGCGGCCTCGAGCGCGGCCTGAACATCCTCGCCGACGCCGTCAAGGTGACGCTCGGCCCGCGCGGTCGCAACGTCGTGCTCGAGAAGAAGTGGGGCGCCCCCACCATCACGAACGACGGCGTGTCGATCGCCAAGGAGATCGAGCTCGACGACCCCTACGAGAAGATCGGCGCCGAGCTGGTCAAGGAGGTCGCCAAGAAGACCGACGACGTCGCGGGTGACGGCACCACCACCGCCACCGTTCTCGCCCAGGCTCTCGTGCGCGAAGGCCTGCGCAACGTCGCGGCCGGCGCCGACCCCATCTCGCTCAAGCGCGGCATCGAGAAGGCCGTCAAGGCCATCACCGACCAGCTGCTCGAGGGCGCCAAGGAGGTCGAGTCCAAGGAGCAGATCGCGGCGACCGCCTCGATCTCGGCCGCTGACCCGACGATCGGCGAGCTCATCGCCGAGGCGATCGACAAGGTCGGCAAGGAAGGCGTCGTCACGGTCGAGGAGTCGAACACGTTCGGCACCGAGCTCGAGCTGACCGAGGGCATGCGGTTCGACAAGGGCTACATCAACCCCTACTTCGTCACCGACCCCGAGCGTCAGGAAGCGGTCTTCGAGGAGCCCTACATCCTCATCGCGAACCAGAAGATCTCGAACATCAAGGATCTTCTCCCGATCGTCGACAAGGTGATCCAGGAGGGCAAGGAGCTCCTCATCATCGCCGAGGACGTCGAGGGCGAAGCTCTCGCGACCCTGGTGCTGAACAAGATCCGCGGCATCTTCAAGTCGGCCGCCGTCAAGGCCCCCGGCTTCGGCGACCGTCGCAAGGCGCAGTTGCAGGACATCGCGATCCTCACGGGTGGCCAGGTCATCACCGAGGAGGTCGGCCTCAAGCTCGAGAACGCCACCCTCGACCTGCTCGGCCGTGCCCGCAAGGTCATCATCACCAAGGACGAGACCACCATCGTCGAGGGTGCCGGCGACTCGTCGCAGATCGAGGGTCGCGTGACCCAGATCCGTCGCGAGATCGAGAACACCGACAGCGACTACGACCGCGAGAAGCTGCAGGAGCGCCTCGCCAAGCTCGCCGGCGGCGTTGCCGTTATCAAGGCGGGCGCGGCCACCGAGGTCGAGCTCAAGGAGCGCAAGCACCGCATCGAGGACGCCGTGCGCAACGCGAAGGCGGCTGTCGAGGAGGGCATCGTCCCCGGTGGTGGCGTCGCGCTCATCCAGGCCGGCAAGATCGCGTTCGAGGGCCTCGAGCTCACGGGCGACGAGGCGACCGGTGCGAACATCGTTCGCGTCGCGATCGAGGCGCCGCTCAAGCAGATCGCGCTCAACGCCGGTCTCGAGCCGGGCGTCGTGGCCAACAAGGTCGCGGAGCTGGAGCCCGGCTTCGGCCTGAACGCCGCGACCGGCGAGTACGGTGACCTGTTCGCGCAGGGAATCATCGACCCGGCCAAGGTGACCCGTTCCGCGCTGCAGAACGCCGCATCGATCGCGGGCCTCTTCCTCACGACCGAGGCCGTCGTCGCCGACAAGCCCGAGAAGGCCGCCGCGTCTCCCGCCGGCGACCCGACGGGTGGCATGGACTTCTGA
- a CDS encoding DUF3048 domain-containing protein: MTIAARRRARLGAAVLAMAAMALAGCAASSDAAPVPIATTVPPAPTPTATVEPAPEAPQTVPHPLRGTPVPAGGVAGPALSAKIDNHPAARPQVGLERADVVFEELVEGGLTRYVAVWSSDIPDEIGPVRSIRPMDPDIVEPLGGVIAYSGGQQRFVDMMLATSVHNAIHGGADDRFMHRTSGKAAPHNVIVSARELVQAYAQIPAPAPQFAFTSMPLAASAAAYGRSSAGFDLSFSPRQSRQWQWDAGSGRYLRGQNEATDTDSSGAPLSATNVVVVAVDIDWAYGEIPRTVMIGSGAAWIATGGKVLEATWTKPSREAPIQLTNAHGVAIHLAPGATWVELVPTGSGGSVSVR; the protein is encoded by the coding sequence ATGACGATCGCCGCGCGCCGCCGCGCCCGCCTCGGGGCCGCCGTGCTCGCGATGGCCGCAATGGCGCTCGCCGGATGCGCCGCGTCCTCCGACGCTGCGCCCGTTCCCATCGCGACGACGGTGCCGCCGGCGCCGACTCCCACCGCAACGGTCGAGCCGGCGCCTGAGGCGCCGCAGACGGTCCCGCATCCGCTGCGCGGCACCCCGGTGCCCGCGGGCGGCGTCGCGGGCCCCGCCCTCTCGGCGAAGATCGACAACCACCCCGCGGCGCGGCCCCAGGTGGGGCTGGAGCGCGCCGACGTCGTCTTCGAGGAGCTCGTCGAGGGTGGTCTCACCCGCTACGTTGCGGTGTGGTCCTCCGACATCCCCGACGAGATCGGCCCGGTCCGCAGCATCCGTCCCATGGATCCCGACATCGTCGAGCCGCTCGGTGGCGTCATCGCCTACTCGGGCGGGCAGCAGCGGTTCGTCGACATGATGCTCGCGACCTCGGTGCACAACGCCATCCACGGTGGCGCCGACGATCGCTTCATGCATCGCACGAGCGGAAAGGCCGCACCCCACAACGTCATCGTCAGCGCGCGCGAGCTGGTGCAGGCCTATGCGCAGATCCCGGCGCCGGCGCCGCAGTTCGCCTTCACCTCGATGCCCCTCGCCGCGTCGGCGGCGGCCTACGGGCGTTCCTCGGCCGGGTTCGACCTGTCGTTCTCGCCGCGCCAGAGCAGGCAGTGGCAGTGGGATGCCGGCAGCGGTCGCTACCTGCGCGGCCAGAACGAGGCCACCGACACCGACTCCTCCGGCGCGCCGCTGTCGGCGACGAACGTGGTCGTGGTCGCGGTCGACATCGACTGGGCGTACGGAGAAATCCCGCGCACCGTCATGATCGGCTCGGGCGCCGCGTGGATCGCCACGGGCGGCAAGGTGCTGGAGGCGACGTGGACGAAGCCCTCCCGCGAGGCGCCCATCCAGCTGACCAACGCCCACGGCGTCGCCATCCACCTCGCGCCCGGTGCGACGTGGGTCGAGCTCGTGCCGACCGGGTCGGGCGGTTCGGTGTCGGTGCGCTGA
- a CDS encoding cold-shock protein has protein sequence MAQGTVKWFNAEKGYGFITVAEGGQDVFVHYSNIDMTGFRVLEEGQQVEFTVGAGQKGPQAESVRVV, from the coding sequence ATGGCCCAGGGCACCGTCAAGTGGTTCAACGCCGAGAAGGGGTACGGGTTCATCACCGTCGCCGAGGGTGGACAGGACGTCTTCGTCCACTACTCCAACATCGACATGACCGGATTCCGGGTGCTCGAAGAGGGGCAGCAGGTGGAGTTCACCGTCGGCGCCGGGCAGAAGGGCCCGCAGGCCGAGTCGGTGCGGGTCGTCTGA
- a CDS encoding LytR C-terminal domain-containing protein: MSPSPADRFDDIPPSRGRVGAHRAENPRFGGPGLFLWAAVATVVLIGAGIFASLVAQGRIVLFPEPAPTAAPVDTVAPVVDTSYTVLVLNGTPEAGLATRVKDELVAQGWPESGVLASNAGDREFPTTTVYYAAAEAEAAARGLAGILGAADVVLDPEYPLPGTPATQLTVIVGTDRTAAAESDDGTEIEDGTEIQDGTEGGSDTAP, translated from the coding sequence GTGTCCCCGTCCCCTGCCGACCGTTTCGACGACATCCCGCCCTCCCGCGGACGCGTCGGTGCGCACCGGGCCGAGAACCCGCGCTTCGGCGGCCCCGGCCTGTTCCTCTGGGCGGCCGTCGCGACGGTCGTCCTGATCGGCGCCGGCATCTTCGCCTCGCTCGTCGCGCAGGGGCGCATCGTCCTGTTCCCCGAGCCCGCGCCGACCGCGGCGCCGGTCGACACCGTCGCGCCCGTCGTCGACACCTCGTACACGGTGCTCGTGCTCAACGGCACGCCGGAGGCCGGCCTCGCGACCCGGGTGAAGGATGAGCTCGTCGCCCAGGGCTGGCCCGAATCGGGGGTGCTCGCGAGCAACGCCGGGGACCGGGAGTTCCCCACCACGACCGTCTACTACGCGGCGGCGGAGGCCGAGGCCGCCGCACGCGGTCTCGCCGGCATCCTGGGGGCCGCCGACGTCGTGCTCGACCCCGAGTATCCGCTTCCGGGAACGCCCGCGACGCAGCTGACGGTGATCGTCGGAACCGACCGCACGGCGGCCGCCGAGAGCGACGACGGCACCGAGATCGAGGACGGCACCGAGATCCAGGACGGCACCGAGGGCGGCTCGGACACCGCACCGTAG
- a CDS encoding DUF3263 domain-containing protein, producing MAEELTDQQRAILDFEADWRRHAGAKEEAIRSQLGLTPARYYQLLGRLIDTAEALAHDPLLVGRLRRIHDRRAAERAARERAVTR from the coding sequence ATGGCTGAAGAGCTGACAGATCAGCAGCGCGCGATCCTCGACTTCGAGGCCGACTGGCGCCGCCACGCGGGCGCGAAGGAGGAGGCGATCCGCAGCCAGCTCGGTCTGACGCCCGCCCGGTACTACCAGCTGCTCGGACGCCTGATCGACACCGCCGAGGCCCTCGCCCACGATCCGCTGCTCGTCGGCCGGCTCCGCCGCATCCACGATCGGCGCGCGGCGGAGCGCGCCGCCCGCGAGCGGGCCGTCACCCGCTGA
- a CDS encoding DUF2332 domain-containing protein: MDDAAAVIERYARFADDEARGRSDVYEDWARGIAQDPETAALLARIPATRRQPPLVFAVARMQGAPVGPWVGLRRWLREHGDRLVAEASALSLQTNEPLRCAPLVAALSLVPGPVALVELGASAGLCLYPDRYSYRFWGTRDVRLDPVEGSAAVVLASEMRGAGGGELTLPRVLTRVGVDLAPLDARDAADRAFLEALVWPGEDGRAERIAAALDVAAADPPRMIVGDAADPATLDDAIADARRAAPDASIVVTTPGLLPHVPRAGRERLRRALTERDVRWVSIHPAGMSGAPQASTGAAASGFHLTLDGQVVAECDPLGAWLEWRAS, from the coding sequence ATGGACGACGCGGCAGCGGTCATCGAGCGGTACGCGCGGTTCGCCGATGACGAGGCGCGCGGGCGTTCGGACGTGTACGAGGACTGGGCGCGCGGGATCGCGCAGGACCCGGAGACGGCGGCCCTGCTGGCCCGCATACCGGCCACCCGTCGCCAGCCACCCCTCGTCTTCGCCGTCGCGCGCATGCAGGGCGCGCCGGTGGGGCCGTGGGTGGGGCTCCGGCGGTGGCTGCGCGAGCATGGCGATCGGCTCGTGGCCGAGGCATCCGCCCTCTCGTTGCAGACGAACGAGCCGCTGCGCTGCGCGCCGCTGGTCGCGGCGCTCTCGCTCGTGCCGGGGCCGGTCGCGCTCGTCGAGCTGGGCGCCTCTGCGGGGCTGTGCCTGTATCCGGACAGGTACTCCTACCGCTTCTGGGGCACGCGCGACGTGCGGCTCGATCCGGTCGAAGGGTCGGCCGCAGTCGTGCTCGCGTCCGAGATGCGCGGTGCGGGCGGCGGGGAGCTCACGCTGCCGCGCGTGCTCACCCGCGTGGGCGTGGACCTCGCGCCTCTCGACGCGCGGGATGCCGCCGATCGCGCCTTCCTCGAGGCGCTCGTCTGGCCGGGGGAGGACGGGCGCGCCGAGCGCATCGCCGCCGCGCTGGATGTCGCGGCTGCCGACCCGCCGCGTATGATCGTCGGCGACGCCGCCGACCCGGCGACCCTCGACGATGCGATCGCCGATGCGCGCCGCGCGGCGCCCGACGCGAGCATCGTCGTCACGACCCCCGGGCTCCTTCCGCACGTGCCGCGCGCCGGGAGGGAGCGGCTCCGGCGGGCGTTGACCGAGCGGGACGTGCGCTGGGTGTCGATCCATCCGGCCGGCATGTCGGGCGCGCCGCAGGCGTCGACGGGCGCCGCGGCATCGGGCTTCCACCTGACGCTCGACGGGCAGGTGGTTGCGGAGTGCGACCCGCTCGGGGCGTGGCTGGAGTGGCGCGCGTCCTGA
- the msrB gene encoding peptide-methionine (R)-S-oxide reductase MsrB: MSYSVDKTDDQWREELSADRYAVLREAATERPWTGELLDEHRAGLYTCAACGVELFQSGTKFDSGCGWPSFYESIRPDAVELIEDTSHGMVRTEVRCAACGSHLGHVFPDGFGTPTGDRYCMNSLALGFAPEK; the protein is encoded by the coding sequence ATGTCGTACAGCGTCGACAAGACCGACGACCAGTGGCGCGAGGAACTGAGCGCCGACCGTTACGCCGTGCTGCGGGAGGCCGCCACCGAGCGCCCCTGGACCGGCGAACTGCTCGACGAGCACCGCGCTGGGCTCTACACGTGCGCCGCGTGCGGCGTCGAGCTCTTCCAGAGCGGAACGAAGTTCGACTCCGGCTGCGGCTGGCCGAGCTTCTACGAGTCGATCCGCCCCGACGCCGTGGAGCTGATCGAGGACACCAGCCACGGCATGGTGCGTACCGAGGTGCGTTGCGCGGCGTGCGGCTCGCACCTGGGGCACGTCTTCCCCGACGGCTTCGGCACCCCCACGGGCGACCGTTACTGCATGAACTCCCTCGCGCTCGGATTCGCCCCCGAGAAGTGA
- a CDS encoding nitroreductase family protein, giving the protein MSAREAALSRRSFSKVTDDAPGHDELLSLVAAAGRVADHSGLTPWRLIELRGDDRLVLGRAINKAEGEKGASSKPLRAPLLIAVVASIRPKHKVPEWEQEAVASGVAHMLSLLLDEAGWGVIWRTGGYTRSKAIKKAHGLKKNELLLGWLYVGGKPPRSREGHPRRIDPERFLSRMPSR; this is encoded by the coding sequence GTGAGCGCGCGCGAGGCGGCTCTGAGCCGCCGGTCCTTCTCGAAGGTGACCGACGACGCGCCGGGCCACGACGAGCTGCTCTCGCTCGTCGCCGCGGCCGGGCGCGTTGCCGATCACTCCGGGCTGACCCCGTGGCGGCTGATCGAGCTGCGCGGCGACGACCGCCTCGTGCTGGGACGCGCGATCAACAAGGCGGAGGGCGAGAAGGGGGCCTCGTCCAAGCCCCTCCGCGCTCCCCTGCTGATCGCGGTCGTCGCGAGCATCCGCCCGAAGCACAAGGTGCCCGAATGGGAGCAGGAGGCCGTCGCGTCCGGCGTCGCCCACATGTTGAGCCTTCTGCTCGACGAGGCCGGATGGGGCGTCATCTGGCGCACCGGCGGCTACACCCGGTCCAAGGCCATCAAGAAGGCGCACGGGCTGAAGAAGAACGAGCTGCTTCTCGGGTGGCTGTACGTCGGCGGCAAGCCTCCCCGGTCGAGAGAGGGCCACCCGCGGCGCATCGATCCGGAGCGCTTCCTCTCGCGGATGCCGAGCCGGTAG
- a CDS encoding DsbA family protein — MSSDQTPQPPARRDRREAVREKAVAVQAKQRRSRVVRTGIAAALVGGLVVAGGVAVAWTVASDNSRKDLTPSGMNDDAIVIDTIPPSVMASFSGSGTQPAAEGTTQMGVESPAPAPESTPEPTATQERLAVDIYVDYLSEASADFQLANARQLSEWVSQGAATISYHPVALLTSKSNGTKYSLRAAAAAACVATYSPESFFSFNHELLVAQPEIDTDGHSDAELADLAQAVGSENVKVVRGCIEGGDFTSWVQQATARALAKPLGETKAPLSGPAVLVNGSAYAGDVSNQKEFAQFVLTLASDAYYSTPTPTPTPGATTTPSPAPAQ; from the coding sequence ATGTCCAGCGACCAGACGCCCCAGCCCCCCGCGCGTCGCGACCGCCGTGAGGCGGTGCGCGAGAAGGCCGTCGCCGTTCAGGCGAAGCAGCGCCGCAGTCGTGTCGTGCGCACCGGAATCGCCGCCGCGCTCGTGGGCGGCCTCGTCGTCGCGGGCGGAGTCGCCGTCGCGTGGACGGTGGCCTCCGACAACTCGCGCAAGGACCTCACCCCCTCCGGGATGAACGACGACGCGATCGTTATCGACACGATCCCGCCGAGCGTGATGGCCTCGTTCAGCGGATCCGGAACGCAGCCCGCCGCCGAGGGGACGACGCAGATGGGCGTCGAGAGCCCCGCGCCGGCGCCGGAGTCGACCCCGGAGCCCACGGCGACGCAGGAGCGGCTCGCCGTCGACATCTACGTGGACTACCTTTCCGAGGCATCCGCGGACTTCCAGCTCGCGAACGCGCGTCAGCTGTCGGAGTGGGTCTCGCAGGGTGCCGCGACGATCTCGTACCACCCCGTGGCACTGCTGACCTCGAAGTCCAACGGCACGAAGTACTCGCTGCGCGCGGCGGCGGCCGCCGCGTGCGTGGCCACCTACTCGCCGGAGTCGTTCTTCTCCTTCAACCACGAGCTTCTCGTCGCTCAGCCCGAGATCGATACGGACGGCCACAGCGACGCCGAGCTGGCGGACCTCGCGCAGGCAGTCGGATCGGAGAACGTGAAGGTCGTGCGCGGCTGCATCGAGGGCGGCGACTTCACCTCCTGGGTGCAGCAGGCCACGGCGCGCGCCCTGGCGAAGCCGCTCGGTGAGACCAAGGCGCCGCTGTCGGGACCCGCGGTTCTGGTCAACGGAAGCGCCTACGCGGGCGACGTGTCGAACCAGAAGGAGTTCGCGCAGTTCGTGCTGACCCTCGCGAGCGACGCCTACTACTCGACGCCCACCCCCACCCCGACGCCCGGCGCGACCACGACGCCGTCGCCCGCGCCGGCGCAATAG
- a CDS encoding sn-glycerol-3-phosphate ABC transporter ATP-binding protein UgpC encodes MSSVTFDNATRLYPGGTRPAVDKLNLEIADGEFLVLVGPSGCGKSTSLRMLAGLEEVNSGRILIGDRDVTDVPPKDRDIAMVFQNYALYPHMTVAENMGFALKIAGVGKEERAARVLEAAKLLDLEQYLTRKPKALSGGQRQRVAMGRAIVRQPQVFLMDEPLSNLDAKLRVQTRTQIASLQRRLGVTTVYVTHDQTEALTMGDRIAVLKDGILQQVGTPRDLYEKPKNVFVAGFIGSPAMNLFSAHLAEGGVQLGNSVVPIEADTLGKAHGSDVTVGVRPEDIQVGPADGAGLKVVVDLVEELGADGYLYGHADINGTRTDLVARVDGRSHPHAGETVTLSAIPGHVHVFDAESGERLTDRAISST; translated from the coding sequence ATGTCGTCTGTCACATTCGATAACGCCACGCGCCTGTACCCGGGGGGCACGCGCCCCGCCGTCGACAAGCTCAACCTCGAGATCGCCGATGGCGAATTCCTCGTTCTCGTCGGCCCTTCCGGCTGCGGAAAGTCCACGTCGCTGCGCATGCTCGCCGGCCTCGAAGAGGTCAACTCGGGCCGCATCCTCATCGGCGACCGCGACGTCACGGACGTCCCGCCGAAGGACCGCGACATCGCGATGGTGTTCCAGAACTACGCTCTCTACCCCCACATGACCGTCGCCGAGAACATGGGCTTCGCCCTGAAGATCGCCGGCGTCGGCAAGGAGGAGCGCGCCGCTCGCGTGCTCGAGGCCGCCAAGCTCCTCGACCTCGAGCAGTACCTCACGCGCAAGCCGAAGGCCCTCTCCGGCGGTCAGCGTCAGCGCGTCGCGATGGGCCGCGCGATCGTCCGCCAGCCCCAGGTGTTCCTCATGGACGAGCCGCTCTCGAACCTCGACGCGAAGCTGCGCGTGCAGACGCGCACCCAGATCGCGTCGCTGCAGCGCCGCCTGGGCGTCACCACCGTCTACGTCACGCACGACCAGACCGAGGCCCTCACGATGGGCGACCGCATCGCCGTGCTCAAGGACGGCATCCTGCAGCAGGTCGGCACCCCGCGCGACCTCTACGAGAAGCCGAAGAACGTCTTCGTAGCCGGCTTCATCGGCTCGCCCGCGATGAACCTCTTCTCGGCGCACCTCGCGGAAGGCGGAGTACAGCTCGGTAACTCGGTCGTCCCGATCGAGGCCGACACGCTGGGCAAGGCGCACGGCAGCGACGTCACCGTGGGCGTCCGCCCCGAGGACATCCAGGTCGGTCCGGCAGACGGCGCGGGGCTCAAGGTGGTCGTCGACCTCGTGGAAGAGCTCGGTGCCGACGGTTACCTCTACGGCCACGCCGACATCAACGGCACGCGCACCGACCTCGTGGCGCGAGTCGACGGTCGTAGCCACCCGCACGCGGGCGAGACGGTCACCCTGTCGGCGATCCCCGGTCACGTGCACGTGTTCGACGCCGAGTCGGGCGAGCGCCTCACCGACCGCGCGATCTCCTCGACCTGA